A window of Acidobacteriota bacterium contains these coding sequences:
- a CDS encoding type II toxin-antitoxin system VapC family toxin → ISSITLAELRFGADAKGSRKLHGLIDTFVLSVAVLPFDRAAADRFGPVANALARRGEPIGTFDTLIAAHALSLGLTLVTNNAKHFQRVAGLKTANWV, encoded by the coding sequence ATCAGTTCGATCACGTTGGCGGAGTTGCGCTTCGGTGCGGACGCGAAAGGGTCGCGCAAACTGCACGGCCTCATCGACACGTTCGTGCTGTCGGTCGCGGTGCTGCCGTTCGATCGGGCGGCCGCTGACCGGTTCGGACCGGTCGCCAATGCCCTGGCGAGGCGCGGTGAGCCTATCGGCACGTTTGACACGCTCATCGCGGCCCATGCGTTGTCGCTCGGCCTGACCTTAGTCACCAACAACGCCAAGCACTTCCAGCGAGTCGCGGGGCTCAAGACGGCGAACTGGGTCTGA